The following coding sequences lie in one Halanaerobiaceae bacterium ANBcell28 genomic window:
- a CDS encoding 50S ribosomal protein L25, which produces MERYSLKAEAREGTGKGVARKLREKGLVPGVIYGKKREAQSLILDPSDLKNKMGGNAIFDLAITGGDGDSTETAMIKEVQKDVISGQLKHIDFQHISMDEKITVSVLVNLIGDAPGVDEGGVLQQLLREIDIECLPLDIPEEIEVDISNLDIGNSISVSEVEVGDEIDIVTPADEVIVTLAFPAEEEEEEELEDEFMEPEVIGEETADDEEETEEE; this is translated from the coding sequence ATGGAAAGATATAGTCTTAAGGCAGAAGCAAGGGAAGGAACTGGTAAGGGGGTAGCCCGCAAACTAAGAGAAAAAGGTTTAGTACCAGGCGTTATTTATGGAAAAAAACGAGAAGCTCAATCTTTAATTTTAGATCCTTCTGATTTAAAAAATAAAATGGGAGGTAACGCTATTTTCGATTTAGCGATTACCGGTGGAGATGGAGACAGCACAGAAACTGCTATGATTAAAGAAGTTCAAAAAGATGTAATTTCAGGTCAACTTAAGCACATAGATTTTCAACATATTTCTATGGATGAAAAGATTACTGTTTCTGTTCTTGTAAATTTAATTGGAGATGCTCCTGGTGTTGATGAAGGTGGAGTTCTACAACAATTATTAAGAGAAATCGATATAGAATGTTTACCTCTTGATATTCCGGAAGAAATAGAAGTAGATATCAGCAATTTAGATATTGGTAATTCTATTAGTGTTAGTGAAGTTGAGGTTGGAGATGAGATTGACATTGTAACTCCGGCTGATGAAGTAATTGTAACTCTAGCTTTCCCTGCTGAAGAAGAAGAAGAGGAAGAACTTGAAGATGAGTTCATGGAACCAGAAGTTATTGGCGAAGAAACTGCTGATGATGAAGAAGAAACTGAAGAAGAATAA
- the mfd gene encoding transcription-repair coupling factor has translation MDFNKLLLNNNISKKVMDLIKEGENAVIEGLDNSRLMYFIGNLYQGIDNHVFLIAYDYSHLLSYYEDLIRLVDKDKIVIYPDMEILPHEQIVVDMQELGARMKILEELIFQTDKKKIILITVETLMRKMMPVDSFMDFCLQLELGEEIDLSELSSRLSFLGYERVNMVENQGEYSIRGGILDLYTISSNKPFRIEFFGDELDSIRAFDINTQRSELNKEQITISPAREIIIPIEKRDEVLKKIKEDYYRAVDNLIKLDSRDEAEYLREKMKDSLTRLEEFHYFPAYEQFLPYFYDTLDSFFDYIPKDSILFFSQTERVWERVKKYKKEMSENTATLLEQGSVLPSYISNFLTDAEFKLASDNFTSLYFFSRTIQKKPQLVSSNIELELKTRGVEPFHGKVELLAESLKSIINQKYRVVITLNSSSKAKRITKFLKEKELPALFKDGSFRQGEIIVKAGSLAEGFVFEEEKICVFTEKEVFGKRQKQKMQIKDVEEGVKISSINELTVGDYVVHENHGIGKYLGVKTMEIRNQHLDYLLIKYADGDKLYVPTEQFNLVQKYIGADHAAPKLYKLGGSKWKNVKQKVQNSVKEMAIGLLELYAERETVEGYAFSEDTVWQDEFEEAFPYEETTDQLRSIKEVKKDMEDNSPMDRLLCGDVGYGKTEVAIRAAFKAVMEGKQVAILVPTTILAQQHYNTFSERLNNYPINIEMISRFRTAKEQKDVLKYLAVGKVDIIIGTHRLLSKDIVFKDLGLLVVDEEQRFGVTHKEKLKDFKKNVDVLTLTATPIPRTLHMALVGVRDMSVIETPPENRYPIRTYIREYNAELVRDAIRKEISREGQVYFVHNRVEDIEDKAGKIRNLVPGCRVAVAHGQMKEQRLEKIMLDFYHQKYDVLVCTTIIETGLDLPSVNTIIINKADHMGLAQLYQLRGRVGRSNKIAYAYLLYERDRILPEIAEKRLKAIKEFTNLGSGFKIAMRDLEIRGAGNLLGPEQHGHIASVGFSLYCKLLENAVEELKGQKKEEEKELEIKLDIDAYLPDKYISDSQQKISIYKKIMNIKDDSDYTEILDEIIDRFGEPPEEVVNLLKISILRIKVRSLGISKVEQKGAMIYCYYTDSNKFDGENIFKLIDKYPKRIKIKTGEQVILGFKLRDISRFEKIIDDYIKIKLVNK, from the coding sequence ATGGATTTTAATAAACTTTTATTGAATAATAATATAAGTAAAAAAGTAATGGATTTAATCAAAGAAGGTGAGAACGCAGTTATTGAAGGATTAGATAACTCGCGTTTGATGTATTTTATAGGTAATTTATATCAAGGAATCGATAATCATGTTTTCTTAATTGCCTATGATTATAGTCATCTCTTATCTTATTATGAAGATTTAATAAGATTAGTAGATAAAGATAAGATTGTAATATATCCAGATATGGAGATATTGCCTCATGAACAAATAGTTGTTGATATGCAAGAACTTGGTGCAAGAATGAAAATTCTTGAAGAATTGATATTTCAAACTGATAAGAAAAAAATTATATTGATAACTGTTGAGACTTTAATGCGGAAGATGATGCCGGTTGATAGTTTTATGGATTTTTGTTTACAATTAGAACTCGGGGAAGAAATTGATCTGAGCGAACTTTCTTCTCGTTTGAGTTTTTTAGGTTATGAGCGAGTAAATATGGTTGAAAATCAAGGAGAATATAGTATTAGAGGTGGAATTCTTGATTTGTACACTATTTCATCTAATAAGCCATTTAGAATAGAGTTTTTTGGTGATGAGCTTGATTCAATTAGGGCTTTTGACATAAATACACAGAGATCTGAATTAAATAAAGAGCAAATAACGATCTCTCCTGCGAGAGAGATTATTATACCTATAGAGAAAAGAGATGAAGTTTTAAAGAAAATAAAAGAAGATTATTACCGGGCTGTTGATAATTTAATAAAGCTTGATAGTAGAGATGAAGCTGAATATCTTAGGGAAAAGATGAAAGATTCTTTAACAAGATTAGAAGAGTTTCATTATTTTCCTGCTTATGAACAATTTTTACCCTATTTTTATGATACTTTAGATAGTTTTTTTGATTATATCCCTAAAGATAGTATCCTGTTTTTTAGTCAAACTGAAAGAGTCTGGGAAAGAGTAAAAAAATATAAGAAAGAGATGTCCGAAAACACAGCTACATTACTTGAACAAGGTAGTGTTTTACCTAGTTATATTTCAAATTTTCTGACAGATGCAGAGTTTAAGCTTGCTAGTGATAATTTTACTTCTCTCTATTTTTTTTCTAGAACTATTCAAAAAAAACCACAGTTAGTAAGTAGTAATATTGAGTTAGAGTTAAAGACTCGCGGCGTTGAGCCTTTTCATGGCAAAGTGGAACTCTTAGCAGAAAGTTTAAAAAGTATAATTAATCAAAAATATAGAGTTGTTATTACTTTGAATTCTAGTAGTAAAGCCAAAAGAATAACAAAGTTTTTAAAAGAAAAGGAATTACCTGCTTTATTCAAGGATGGGAGTTTTAGGCAAGGAGAAATTATCGTTAAGGCTGGAAGTTTAGCTGAAGGTTTTGTATTTGAAGAGGAGAAAATCTGTGTTTTTACAGAAAAAGAGGTATTTGGTAAAAGGCAAAAACAGAAGATGCAAATTAAGGATGTAGAAGAAGGAGTTAAAATTTCCTCAATTAATGAGTTAACAGTTGGGGATTATGTTGTTCATGAAAACCATGGTATTGGAAAATATCTTGGTGTTAAAACAATGGAGATAAGAAATCAACATCTTGATTATTTGCTTATTAAATATGCTGATGGCGATAAATTATATGTTCCGACAGAACAATTTAATCTTGTGCAAAAGTATATTGGAGCAGATCATGCAGCTCCAAAATTATACAAATTAGGCGGAAGTAAATGGAAAAATGTTAAACAAAAAGTTCAAAATTCAGTAAAAGAAATGGCTATTGGTTTACTAGAATTATATGCAGAGCGGGAGACTGTTGAAGGATATGCTTTTTCTGAAGATACTGTTTGGCAAGATGAGTTTGAGGAAGCTTTTCCTTATGAAGAGACCACCGATCAATTGAGGTCTATTAAAGAGGTTAAAAAGGATATGGAAGATAACTCTCCTATGGATAGACTATTATGTGGTGATGTTGGTTACGGGAAAACTGAGGTGGCTATTAGAGCTGCCTTTAAAGCAGTGATGGAAGGGAAACAAGTCGCTATTTTAGTTCCGACTACCATCCTTGCTCAGCAGCATTATAATACTTTCTCTGAAAGATTAAACAATTATCCTATAAATATAGAAATGATTAGTAGATTTAGAACAGCTAAAGAACAAAAAGATGTATTGAAATATTTGGCTGTGGGAAAAGTTGATATTATAATTGGAACTCATCGTTTGCTTTCGAAAGATATTGTTTTTAAAGATCTAGGCTTGTTGGTTGTTGATGAAGAACAGAGATTTGGTGTTACTCATAAAGAAAAATTGAAGGATTTTAAAAAGAATGTAGATGTTCTGACATTAACTGCAACGCCGATTCCTCGTACTTTGCATATGGCATTGGTTGGTGTAAGAGATATGAGTGTTATTGAAACACCTCCTGAAAATCGTTATCCTATTAGAACTTATATAAGAGAATATAATGCAGAACTAGTAAGAGATGCTATTCGAAAAGAAATAAGTAGAGAAGGCCAGGTTTATTTTGTTCACAATAGAGTTGAAGACATTGAAGATAAAGCGGGTAAAATTAGAAACTTGGTGCCAGGCTGTCGTGTAGCTGTAGCTCATGGGCAAATGAAAGAACAACGATTAGAAAAAATAATGTTGGATTTTTATCATCAAAAGTATGATGTATTAGTGTGTACAACTATTATAGAAACTGGCTTAGATTTACCATCAGTAAATACAATAATAATTAATAAAGCTGACCATATGGGCTTGGCTCAATTATATCAATTGCGTGGTAGGGTAGGACGTTCAAATAAAATTGCTTATGCTTATTTATTATATGAAAGAGATAGAATTCTTCCTGAGATTGCTGAAAAAAGACTTAAGGCTATTAAAGAATTTACTAACTTGGGTTCTGGTTTTAAAATAGCTATGAGAGATCTAGAAATAAGAGGGGCTGGTAATTTATTAGGACCAGAACAACATGGTCATATTGCTTCGGTAGGTTTTTCATTATATTGTAAACTATTAGAAAATGCGGTAGAAGAATTAAAGGGGCAAAAGAAAGAGGAAGAAAAAGAGCTAGAAATTAAACTAGATATAGATGCATATCTCCCTGATAAGTATATAAGTGATTCTCAACAAAAGATAAGTATATATAAAAAGATAATGAATATAAAAGATGATAGTGATTATACTGAAATTTTAGATGAGATAATAGATAGATTTGGAGAACCTCCAGAAGAGGTTGTAAATCTTTTAAAAATTAGTATTCTAAGAATTAAAGTAAGAAGTCTTGGTATTAGTAAAGTTGAACAAAAAGGAGCAATGATTTATTGTTATTATACTGATAGTAATAAATTCGATGGTGAAAATATTTTTAAGTTAATTGATAAGTATCCTAAAAGGATTAAAATTAAAACAGGAGAACAAGTAATTCTAGGTTTTAAGCTTAGAGATATTAGTAGATTCGAGAAG
- a CDS encoding PRK06851 family protein, which yields MPKIKNFFPGGNTPQGFYSYYKYLAFEAEKVYIIKGGPGTGKSTFMKKIGQEIQDLGYDLEFHWCSSDNTSLDGLVIPELKTALLDGTAPHTIDPLYPGVKEKIINLGDYRNDTVLEENKTNIINLSKEISHKFTQAYSYLEAAYKIYMHWKTYYQRSRNISKYKLITNNLKKEYIIKKDISSGKERHLFASAITPAGSVNHLENLCEDIKNRIIIKGNPGTGKSELIKEFCRELEKYDYYILYLHCPLEPEELDAAIIPELDTALIVGTAPHYFEANHKGDHSINLLETCNLEYIKEHNGEILDAEKLYEDMMKRVYYFLRNAKSLHDELEKYYIEAMDFNSINQHREEIRKKILP from the coding sequence ATGCCAAAGATAAAAAATTTTTTCCCGGGTGGCAATACACCCCAAGGATTTTACTCGTATTATAAATATTTAGCCTTTGAAGCAGAGAAAGTATATATCATCAAAGGTGGTCCTGGTACAGGAAAATCAACTTTCATGAAAAAAATAGGTCAAGAAATTCAAGACTTAGGTTATGATCTTGAATTTCACTGGTGCTCATCTGATAATACTTCTCTAGATGGTCTTGTAATTCCTGAATTAAAAACAGCTCTTCTCGATGGAACTGCACCTCATACTATTGATCCACTCTATCCTGGTGTTAAGGAAAAAATAATAAATCTTGGAGACTACCGCAATGACACAGTTCTAGAAGAAAACAAAACAAATATTATCAATTTAAGCAAAGAAATTAGTCATAAGTTTACACAAGCATATTCGTATTTGGAAGCCGCCTATAAAATATATATGCACTGGAAAACTTACTACCAAAGAAGCAGAAACATAAGCAAATATAAATTAATTACAAATAATTTAAAAAAAGAATATATTATTAAGAAAGATATAAGCTCAGGAAAAGAAAGACATCTTTTTGCAAGTGCGATTACACCTGCAGGCTCTGTTAATCATTTAGAAAACTTATGTGAGGATATTAAGAATAGAATCATTATTAAAGGTAATCCTGGCACAGGTAAATCAGAACTTATAAAAGAATTCTGTAGAGAACTAGAAAAATATGATTATTATATTCTATATTTACACTGCCCCCTGGAACCAGAAGAACTTGATGCTGCCATAATACCAGAATTAGATACAGCACTAATTGTAGGAACAGCGCCTCATTACTTCGAAGCTAATCACAAAGGAGACCATAGCATAAATTTACTAGAAACTTGTAATCTTGAATATATAAAAGAGCATAACGGGGAAATATTAGATGCAGAAAAATTATACGAAGATATGATGAAACGCGTCTATTACTTCCTACGAAATGCCAAATCTCTACACGACGAATTAGAAAAATATTATATAGAAGCAATGGACTTCAATTCTATAAACCAACATCGAGAAGAGATAAGAAAAAAGATCCTGCCTTGA
- the glnA gene encoding type I glutamate--ammonia ligase, translating to MEFLSKKTDILNKARELDVKFIRLQFVDILGTIKNVAITVEQLATALDGEIMFDGSSIEGFTRIHESDMYLKPDLDTFVTFPWKPKEGAVARLMCDIYTPDDKPFIGCPRSTLKKVIAEAKEMGYEMFAGPEPEFFLFERDEKGKPTTITNDRGGYFDLSPIDLGENARRDIVLALEKMGFDVEASHHEVAPGQHEIDFKYSDALRTADNIATFKFVTKAIALEHNLHATFMPKPIYGECGSGMHVNQSLFKDGENIFCHESDELGLSQIAYHYIGGLLKHAPALTAITNPVINSYKRLVPGYEAPVYISWSAKNRSALVRVPSARGTATRVEMRNPDPAANPYLVMAVMLKAGLDGIKNKIDPGEQVKENIFDMTDEERLSVGIDSLPADIMEAVNYLSQDELIKETLGEHIYEHFVEAKLIEWDIYRTQVHTWELEQYLNL from the coding sequence GTGGAATTTTTGTCAAAAAAAACTGATATTCTTAATAAAGCAAGGGAATTGGATGTAAAGTTTATTAGACTCCAATTTGTTGATATTTTAGGTACCATTAAAAATGTAGCAATTACTGTAGAACAGTTAGCTACAGCTTTGGATGGGGAAATTATGTTTGATGGGTCTTCAATTGAGGGGTTTACACGGATTCATGAATCGGATATGTATTTAAAACCAGACTTGGATACTTTTGTGACCTTTCCCTGGAAACCCAAAGAGGGCGCAGTTGCTAGACTAATGTGCGATATATATACCCCTGATGACAAACCCTTTATTGGATGCCCAAGAAGTACATTAAAAAAAGTAATCGCAGAGGCTAAAGAAATGGGCTATGAAATGTTTGCAGGGCCTGAACCAGAGTTTTTTTTGTTTGAGAGAGATGAGAAGGGTAAACCAACAACTATTACCAATGATCGTGGTGGTTATTTTGATTTATCGCCTATTGATTTAGGTGAAAATGCACGTCGGGATATAGTTCTGGCATTGGAAAAGATGGGCTTTGATGTAGAAGCTTCTCATCATGAAGTAGCTCCAGGACAACATGAAATTGATTTTAAATATAGCGACGCCTTAAGAACTGCTGATAATATTGCCACATTTAAATTTGTAACTAAGGCAATAGCTTTAGAACATAATTTACATGCAACTTTTATGCCTAAACCAATTTATGGTGAATGTGGCTCGGGAATGCATGTAAATCAATCCTTATTTAAAGATGGAGAGAACATCTTTTGTCATGAAAGTGATGAATTAGGTTTGAGCCAAATTGCATATCATTATATAGGAGGTTTATTAAAACATGCTCCAGCCTTGACTGCGATAACAAATCCAGTTATAAATTCATATAAAAGATTGGTGCCTGGTTATGAGGCTCCAGTTTATATTTCATGGTCAGCAAAAAATCGTAGTGCTTTAGTAAGGGTTCCTTCTGCTCGTGGTACGGCTACGAGGGTTGAGATGAGAAACCCTGATCCGGCTGCTAATCCGTATTTGGTTATGGCGGTGATGTTGAAGGCTGGGTTGGATGGAATAAAAAATAAAATAGATCCAGGTGAACAAGTTAAGGAAAATATCTTTGATATGACAGATGAAGAAAGATTAAGTGTTGGTATAGATTCTTTACCAGCTGATATTATGGAAGCTGTTAATTATTTAAGCCAAGATGAGCTAATTAAAGAAACTTTAGGTGAGCATATCTATGAACATTTTGTTGAAGCAAAATTAATAGAATGGGATATTTATCGAACACAAGTGCATACTTGGGAATTAGAACAGTATTTGAATTTATAA
- a CDS encoding NTP transferase domain-containing protein has protein sequence MLKDFSVAIGGKQEMKIDVVVLAGAKTSGDFKKHTNAKLEALIKIAKIPMIDYVLRGANSASRTGKLVVVGSEKWIKPAINTKVDVFIESTDSMQENVINGLNYCNESDYVLLMTSDIPLVTAEIIDGFILDCLEDKNCDLYYPLISKELNEQKFPNTERTYIPLAEGVFTGGNMMLICPEVIKNTYHLLEKILKYRKKPWKLSKLLGLSFIFRFLLGHLSISDVEKKVEKLAKLKVNFMISNHPEVGFDVDKLSDLEAMQEIFLQDTKRTS, from the coding sequence TTGTTAAAAGATTTTTCTGTAGCGATAGGGGGAAAACAAGAAATGAAGATTGATGTAGTCGTATTGGCTGGAGCAAAAACTTCTGGAGATTTTAAAAAACATACTAATGCAAAGCTTGAAGCTCTTATTAAAATAGCTAAAATACCAATGATAGATTATGTTCTACGAGGAGCAAATAGCGCTTCAAGAACTGGTAAATTAGTAGTTGTTGGTTCTGAAAAGTGGATAAAACCAGCTATTAATACTAAAGTTGATGTTTTCATTGAAAGTACAGATTCTATGCAGGAAAATGTGATTAATGGCTTAAATTATTGTAATGAAAGTGATTATGTCCTCTTGATGACATCTGATATACCATTAGTCACAGCTGAAATTATAGATGGATTTATACTAGATTGTTTAGAAGATAAAAATTGTGATTTGTATTATCCGCTAATATCTAAAGAACTTAATGAACAAAAGTTTCCTAATACCGAGAGAACATATATCCCATTGGCAGAAGGAGTATTTACTGGTGGAAATATGATGTTAATATGCCCTGAAGTTATTAAGAACACATATCATCTGCTTGAAAAAATACTTAAGTATCGTAAAAAGCCATGGAAATTAAGTAAACTTTTAGGACTAAGTTTTATATTTCGATTTTTATTAGGTCATCTATCTATTTCTGATGTTGAAAAAAAAGTTGAAAAATTAGCCAAACTTAAAGTCAATTTTATGATAAGTAATCACCCTGAAGTTGGTTTTGACGTTGATAAATTAAGCGATTTAGAAGCTATGCAAGAAATATTTTTACAAGATACTAAAAGAACCTCTTAG
- the glmU gene encoding bifunctional UDP-N-acetylglucosamine diphosphorylase/glucosamine-1-phosphate N-acetyltransferase GlmU: protein MEKVLSLILAAGKGTRMKSDLIKVLHNVGGKSMIQHVVDNVMDFSSRIAVVIGYQGEKVKKSIDSDKEVSFYYQEEQLGTGHAVLQAKKELEEFDGTVLVLFGDTPLLREESLKRLFKKHQEEKAACTVMTAIVENPGSYGRIIRDDDNNLTAIVEEKDASPAEKRIREINTGVCVFKSNLLLEALDNIDNDNAQGEYYLTDAIAYLSQRNSKVLPLIIEDNREIIGINDRVNLAKAEKVIRERTNIYHMNNGVTIIDPDNTYIDSLVEIGQDTVIYPYTYIEGNSKIASNTIIASHCRIVNSQIGNNANINDHCIITDSSLKNRVNIGPFAYIRPGCMVEDDAKVGDFVELKKASIGVGTKVPHLSYVGDANIGTGTNIGAGTITANYDGENKHKTSIGNDVFIGSNTTLIAPVNVGNRGRTGAGSVVTKDIDEETTVLGVPARKYEKNKN from the coding sequence ATGGAAAAAGTACTTTCGCTTATTCTGGCTGCTGGTAAAGGGACACGTATGAAATCTGATTTAATAAAAGTTCTACATAATGTTGGAGGGAAAAGCATGATACAACATGTTGTAGATAATGTTATGGATTTTAGTTCCCGAATAGCAGTTGTTATTGGTTATCAAGGTGAAAAAGTTAAGAAGAGTATTGATAGTGATAAAGAGGTTTCTTTTTATTATCAAGAAGAACAATTGGGTACTGGTCATGCGGTATTACAGGCAAAGAAAGAATTGGAAGAGTTTGATGGTACAGTTCTAGTTTTGTTTGGAGACACGCCATTACTAAGAGAAGAAAGTTTAAAACGACTCTTTAAAAAACATCAAGAGGAAAAAGCTGCGTGCACTGTTATGACAGCTATAGTAGAAAACCCTGGTTCTTATGGTCGTATAATCAGAGATGATGATAATAATCTTACCGCTATTGTTGAAGAAAAGGATGCAAGTCCTGCAGAGAAAAGAATTAGAGAAATTAACACAGGAGTTTGTGTTTTTAAGAGCAATTTGTTATTGGAAGCATTAGATAATATTGACAATGATAATGCTCAGGGAGAATATTATTTAACTGACGCTATTGCTTATTTAAGTCAAAGAAATAGTAAGGTACTACCTTTAATTATAGAAGATAATAGAGAAATTATAGGAATAAATGATCGTGTTAATTTGGCAAAAGCTGAAAAAGTTATTAGAGAAAGAACAAATATATATCATATGAATAATGGTGTAACAATAATAGATCCTGATAATACTTATATTGATAGCCTGGTAGAAATCGGTCAGGATACTGTGATATATCCTTATACTTATATAGAAGGCAATAGTAAAATTGCATCAAATACTATAATTGCTAGTCATTGCAGAATAGTTAATTCCCAAATTGGAAATAATGCAAATATAAATGATCATTGTATTATTACAGATAGTTCGTTGAAAAACAGGGTTAATATAGGGCCCTTTGCATACATTAGACCTGGTTGTATGGTTGAAGATGATGCAAAAGTTGGCGACTTTGTGGAATTGAAGAAAGCCTCTATTGGGGTAGGAACTAAGGTGCCCCATCTAAGTTATGTAGGGGATGCTAATATTGGTACTGGAACTAATATAGGAGCAGGTACGATTACTGCAAATTATGATGGTGAAAACAAGCATAAAACTAGTATAGGTAATGATGTTTTTATTGGTAGCAACACTACTTTAATTGCACCAGTGAATGTAGGAAATAGAGGAAGAACAGGTGCTGGTTCAGTGGTTACAAAAGATATAGATGAGGAAACTACTGTATTAGGTGTTCCAGCCCGCAAATATGAAAAGAATAAAAATTAA
- the spoVG gene encoding septation regulator SpoVG: MNITEVRIFLTSQTGPTKAFASITFEDSFVIKDLRIVEGKNGLFISMPSRKDKNGEFRDICHPINTETRNKISEIILGKYNEEIA; encoded by the coding sequence ATGAATATTACTGAAGTAAGGATTTTTTTAACCTCACAAACTGGGCCGACAAAAGCTTTTGCTAGCATAACATTTGAAGACTCTTTTGTTATTAAGGATCTTAGAATAGTTGAAGGGAAAAATGGTTTATTTATCTCTATGCCATCAAGAAAAGATAAGAATGGGGAATTTAGAGATATATGCCACCCTATTAATACTGAAACGAGAAATAAGATTAGTGAAATTATACTCGGTAAGTATAATGAAGAAATTGCGTAA
- a CDS encoding MerR family transcriptional regulator, with translation MTIDKDIPMRVVKEKTGLTSRQIRYYDQMNLIFPFRTKGNQRLFSENDIKRLSKIKSLLEEGYSIEAIKNKLKSPQPLKGKKIKMQSDILQNRPNKGDLVSRFPEINNYKIKNN, from the coding sequence ATGACTATTGATAAAGATATACCAATGCGTGTTGTTAAAGAAAAAACTGGATTAACGTCACGTCAAATTCGTTACTATGATCAAATGAATTTGATTTTTCCTTTTAGGACTAAGGGAAATCAGAGACTTTTTTCAGAAAATGATATTAAACGGTTAAGTAAAATTAAATCTTTGCTGGAAGAGGGTTATTCAATAGAGGCTATAAAAAATAAGCTTAAATCTCCACAACCTCTAAAAGGTAAGAAAATTAAAATGCAGTCAGATATATTGCAGAATAGACCTAATAAAGGTGATTTAGTATCCCGTTTTCCAGAAATAAACAATTATAAAATCAAAAATAATTGA
- the pth gene encoding aminoacyl-tRNA hydrolase translates to MYLIVGLGNPGRKYSQTRHNVGFMAISKLSEAYKIKSTSNKFKAVIAQGRLNGEKVILAEPLTYMNNSGEAVKLIVDYYNIPISNVIIIYDDMDLPLGKIRLKTKGSDGGHKGLRSIISCLNSRDVPRIRIGIDSPPANFAVPDYVLSRFNKEEQEIIDDSLVELINLVREIINNGYQKAMNKFN, encoded by the coding sequence ATGTATTTAATTGTCGGCCTGGGGAATCCCGGCAGAAAGTATTCGCAAACCAGGCATAATGTTGGTTTTATGGCAATAAGCAAATTATCGGAAGCTTATAAGATAAAATCGACTAGTAATAAATTTAAGGCTGTAATTGCACAAGGGAGATTAAACGGTGAAAAAGTTATTTTAGCTGAACCCCTCACTTATATGAATAATAGTGGTGAAGCGGTTAAGTTAATAGTAGATTATTATAATATTCCTATAAGTAATGTAATAATAATTTATGATGATATGGATCTACCACTTGGTAAAATACGTTTGAAAACAAAGGGTAGTGATGGTGGTCATAAGGGTTTACGCTCTATAATTTCTTGCTTAAATAGTAGAGATGTGCCTAGAATCCGTATTGGTATCGATAGTCCGCCGGCAAACTTTGCAGTTCCAGATTATGTTCTTAGTCGCTTTAATAAAGAAGAACAAGAAATAATTGATGATAGCCTGGTTGAGTTGATTAACCTTGTTAGAGAAATAATAAATAATGGATATCAAAAAGCTATGAATAAGTTTAATTAG